From the genome of Streptomyces sp. NBC_00523:
CGGTGACCGAGCCGACGACCACGCCGATCGCCAGGTTGGACGTGGCGACGACGATGGCGACGGTGATGACCATGACCGCGGTCTCCCCCACCGGCATGCGGCGCAGGGTCTTCGGGGCGATGGAGTGCCAGTCGAACGTGGCGAAGGAGACCATCACCATCACGGCGACCAGCGCCGCCATCGGGATGTCGGAGACGACCGGGCCGAAGGCGATGCAGAGGACCATCAGGAACGAGCCCGCGAGGAACGTGGAGAGGCGGGTGCGGGCCCCGGAGACGCGGACGTTGATCATCGTCTGGCCGATCATGGCGCAGCCGCCCATGCCGCCGAAGAAGCCGGTGACGATGTTGGCGATGCCCTGGCCCACCGATTCGCGGGTCTTGTCGGAGCGGGTGTCCGTGATGTCGTCCACCAGCTGCGCGGTCATCAGGGACTCCATCAGCCCGACCAGCGCCATCGCCAGGGCGTACGGGGCGATGGTGGTCAGGGTGTCCAGGGTGAACGGCACGTCGGGCAGGCCGGGCACGGGGAGCGAGGAGGGCAGCTCGCCCTTGTCGCCGACGGCCGGGACCGCGATCCCCGCCGCCAGGGTGATCGTGGTGAGCACGACGATGGAGACCAGGGGCGCCGGGATGACCCGGGTGACCTTCGGGAAGAACACCATCAGCAGCAGGCCCCCGGCGAGCAGCGGGTAGACCGCCCACGGCACGTCGTGCATCTCGGGCACCTGGGCGATGAAGATCAGGATCGCCAGGGCGTTGACGAAGCCCGTCATCACGGAGCGCGGCACGAACCGCATCAGCCTGGCCACGCCCAGGGCGCCCAGCAGGATCTGGAAGAGGCCCGCCAGGATCACGGTGGCGACCAGATAGCCGAAGCCGTGCTCCCGGTTGACCGGGGCGATCACCAGGGCGACCGCGCCCGTCGCGGCGGAGATCATCGCGCGGCGGCCGCCGACGACGGAGATCGTGACCGCCATCGTGAAGGAGGCGAAGAGCCCGATCGCGGGGTCCACCCCGGCGATGATCGAGAAGGAGATGGCCTCGGGGATCAGGGCCAGCGCGACGACGAGTCCGGCAAGCACCTCCGTACGCCACACCTTGGGGTCGGAGATCCAGTCGGGCTTGAGGGCGCGCAGGCGGAACGGGGACGCGGGCGCGGTGGAGGACGGTGCGGAGGACAAGAAGGCGTACCTGTCGGTCGGGAGGGGCGTCCACCGGGATCCGCGGTGGCCGGGCGTGGAAGGTGCACACGCGTACGCGCACGTCCTCGGGCGACAAACAACTGTACCCGGCCGGCGATCGCCCCGTAAGGTCGTGCCCGTGAACACCGGACCGGCGATACGCCATGCACGGAACGGCGATCCGGTGGTGGGCTGAGCCCCCGCCGGACGTGCCCCGCCGGGTCCGTATGCCTGGCGCGGGGGCCTCCCCCGGCTCGTACACCGTACGAAAACACTGTGTCGAGCCGAAGAGATCACGAGGTCGTCAACCATGTCCGTTTCGTTCAACCACACCATCGTCGCCGCCGTGGACCGCCATGCGTCCGCGCGGTTCTTCCGGGAGCTGCTGGAGCTGGACGAGGCCCCGTCCTGGGGGCCGTTCGTCAACATCCAGGTGGCGGACGGCGTACTGCTCCAGTTCGCGGAGCCGCCGGTGGAGATCCAGATGCAGCACTACGCGTTCCTCGTGGACGAGGAACTGTTCGACCGGGCCTACGGGCGGCTGGTCGAGGGCGGGGTCGAGCACTGGGCCGATCCGCAGATGAAGCGGCCCGGGGAGACCAACACCGGGCACGGCGGGCGCGGGGTCTATTTCAAGGACCCGGCCGGGCACGCGATCGAGCTGATCACCCAGCCGTATCTGTAGGAGGGGAGCCGGACGGACCCCGAGGGGTCGCGCCGCGGGGCCGGAGCGCGGAGGCTGGGGGGATGAGTGAGCAGGCTCCGCCCGGCGGTCCGGTCCCGCCGCCTCCCCGGCGGCGGATGTGGCCGTGGGTGCTGCTGCTGGTCGCCGTGCTGCTGGCGCTCGCCGCGGGGGTGGTCATGGCGGTGCTGTCGGACGTCCTCCACTCGGAGGGCTCCCGGAAGGTGCACATCCGGTACGAGGTGACGGGGACCGCCCACGACGTGGTGCTGACGTACAGCACCTGGCGGGGTGAGGAGTTGTCGACCGGGCGGCTGGCGCTGCGGTCGCTGCCGTGGGCCGGGGAGCTGGACTCCAAGGGCTTCATGAGCGGCGGCTCGTTCGTGGTGAGCGTGGGCCGGGGCGGCGGTGACGTGTCGTGCTCGGTGACCGTGGACGACGGCACACGCCGTACGGACTCGGCCTCGGGTGCGTACGCGACGGCGACCTGCGACGGGTACTGAAAGGGCGGGCACCGGAAGGATTCCGGGGCCCGCCCTGCGTCGGTCGGTCAGCGGCCGTAGCGGATGAGCGCGCGGACCATGCGGCAGGTGTGGTCGGACGGCGGGTGGATGCCGAGGCGCGCGGCGGTCGCGCGTATCCGGGCGTTGTTCGCGCTGGACGGGAGGTAGACGCCGGTGTCGAGCAGGGCGATCGCGAGGCGCATCGCCTTCAGGCGGCGGTTGTGCGAGACGTACCACTCGCGGGGGCGGCCGGCGGGGAGCGGCTTCTTGGTCAGGGGCTGGTGCAGGGGCTTGTCGAGCGGCTTGGTCGTGACTGCGGCAACGGCCATGGGCTACCTCCTGGCACGGTGGCGGAACTCTTCGGAAACCCTCACGAACTGACTCCCATTCTACCGGCCCCCACTGACAATCGCCCCTGGCCAGAGGGGTTTTCGGCCCTTCCGGCGAGGTCCGTCGCGTACCTTTGGCCCCATGGAGATCTGGATCAATCCCGCGTGTTCCAAGTGCCGCAGCGCGGTGTCGCTGCTCGACGCGGAGGGGGCCGACTACACGGTCCGCCGTTACCTGGAGGACGTGCCGTCGCCGGACGAGATCCGGGCGGTGCTCGACCGGCTCGGCCTCGAACCGTGGGACATCACGCGGACCCAGGAGGCGGACGCGAAGGGGCTGGGCCTGAAGGACTGGCCGCGTGGGGCGGCGGACCGGGAGCGCTGGATCACCGCACTCGCGGAGCACCCGAAGCTGATCCAGCGCCCGATCATCACAGCGGAGGACGGCACGGCGGTCGTGGGCCGCACGGAGGAGGCGGTCCGGGACGCGCTGGGGCGCGGGGCCTCCTAGGACCTCGGCCCTTCTGCGCCCAGCGCCCCCGCCCGGTGCCTACGCCCCGTGGGCCTGGGCCTCCGCCTCCGCCAGGAGCTCCGTCAGGCGGAGGCCGAACCGTACGTCGCAGGGGTGGGGGTCGCCCGTGCGGACCGAGGTGATCAGCGCGTCGACCGCCGCCGCGAAGGCGTCCACCGCGCCGTCCCACCGCGGCAGCTCGGCGACGCCGTGCTCGCCCCGGAGGACGACCTCCACCCCGGCGGCGGCCACCGGCGCGCCGAGGGCCAGGGTGACCGTGCTGGACGCCCCCGAGGTGTGTCGCAGGACGAGGTGGTGGGCGTCGGCGGGGCCACGGGCCGCGGTCAGTTCGGTGACGTCGCCCAGGACCGGGAGCAGGACCGAGAGGGCGTGCGGGCCGACGTCCCAGAGGCCGCCCCGCTCGCGGCGCCAGGGGGACGCGGCGTAGTCGCTGTCGGTGCCGGGGGCCCAGAGCGCGGCGATCCACTCGGCGCGGGCGGTGAACCAGTCGCCGCGTGCGGCCTGTTCGGCGATCCAGGCGGCGGGGCGCGGGGCGAACCTGAGCGTGCAGAACACGACGGACGCGACCCGGGCCTGCTCGGCGGCCTCGGCGACCTCGCGGGCCCCGGCGACCGTGGTGGCGACCGGCTTGTCCAGGATCAGGTGGCAGCCGGCCGCGGCGGCGCGGGCGGCCAGCGGGGCCTGCACGTCGGGCGGCAGCGCGAAGGCGACGGCGTCGCTGGTGGCGAACAGCTCGTCGAGCCCCGCGTCACCGGAGAACGCCGGGGCACCGTGCGCGGCGGCCAGCTCACCGGCGGCCTCGGCCCGGCGGCCCCACACACCGCTGAGCACGACGCCGGGGTGTGCGGCGAGGGCGGGTGCCTGGGTGTTGCGGGCCCAGGGTCCGGTGCCGGCCAGACCGATGCGCAGGGGGTTCTCGGGTGTCGTCATGGGTCCAGTGTGCCGGGTGGCGGCCCCGGGGCGGCAATGCCCGGACGACCGGTTTCCGGGAGGAATCGGCGGCCTCAGGTCCGGTGGAGTTCGGCCAGCAGGTCGGCGGTTTCCCGGTCGGCCGGCAGGAACGCCTCCAGGCGCAGTTCGGCGACGGTGACGTCGATGGCGGTGCCGAAGTGGGTGAGGGTGGTGATGAGCGTCAGCTCCCTGCCGTCGGCCGGACCGGGTGCGCGCAGCCGCAGCGGTACGGCGAAGCCGAGGTGGTCCGGTGCGTCGCGCGGACGCGGTGGGGCGAGGCCGGTGAGTTCGTGGCCGAGGCGGGCGAGCCGGTCGTCCGGGTTGCGCGTACTCTCGGCGCGGACGCGGTCGATGATGTGCCACGCCCACTCGTCCAGGTTGGCGATGCGTGGCGCGAGGCCCTGCGGGTGCAGCAGGACCCGGGGCACGCTCACGGGGGGTTCGAGCAGGTGCGGGGCCACCCCGGCGGTGAGGGTGTGGAAGGCGGTGTTGGCGGCGGCGAGGTCGCCGTGCCGGTCCACGACGACCGCCGGATACGGCAGGTGGCCGCGCAGGATGCGTTCGAGGGCGGTGCGGATCGGTGCGAGCCGGGGGTCGTCCAGGCCGGTCTGCGGGTAGACCGGTGCGAATCCGGCCGCGAGGAGCAGGTCGTTGCGCTCGCGGATCGGCACCTCCAGGGATTCCGCCAGCCGGATGATCATCGACCGGCCGGGGCTCGACCGCCCGCTCTCGATGAAGCTGACGTGCCGCTGCGTCGTTCCGGCGCGCGTGGCCAGTTCCAGCTGGCTGACGCGCCGCCGGGTGCGCCACTCACGTAACGCGGGGGCGAGACCGCCCCCGGCCGATTCGCCGATCACCCCCCTTGTGTATCCCGATCGTCTGCTGATCCGCCATTCCCTGCGGGGAATTGCCGCGCGTCACCGGGCGCGGGAAGGTCGTTGCCGCACACCGGACCTTCGCACCCCAGGGGATCAGCCATGGCCGACATCGACATCCACGAACTCACCGACCGTTACGTCGCCGTGTGGAACGAGCCCGACGCGGAGCGCCGCCGGGCCGCGGTCCGCGCGCTGTGGGCCGCCGACGCGATCCACGTACTGCGGCCTCCCCAGGAGGTCCGGGAGGTCGCCGAAGGGCTGGGCTTCGACCGTCTCCTGCTGGAGGCGCGCGGGTACGACGCGCTGGACTTCCGGGTGACGCGCGCCCACGAGGAGTTCGTCGCGCCGGGCACCTTCGTCTTCCGGTCGCGCGGCAACGCCGACCGTATCCGGGACGTCGTCAAGTTCAACTGGGAGATGGCGCCCCGGGACGGGGGCGAGGCGGCCGGGGTCGGGCTGGAGGTCCTCGTGCTGGGCCCCGACGGCCGCATCGTGAGCGACTACCAGTTCATCGAGGGGTGACCGCGACACGCCGGGGGCGCCGGGGAATCCCCGGTAACACGGGGTTCACACGAGGGCAACGGTCGGGAAATCGCGGCTTGCGAAGCTGCGGCGCATAGACCGCAGCACCCGCAAAGGATGGCTTCCGTGACGTTCAAGGCTGAGTACATCTGGATCGACGGCACCGAGCCGACCGCCAAGCTCCGCTCCAAGACGAAGATCATGTCCGGCAGCCCGTCGACCGACGTGGCCTCGCTGCCGATCTGGGGCTTCGACGGGTCGAGCACCAACCAGGCCGAGGGCCACGCCTCGGACCGGGTGCTGAAGCCGGTCTTCAGCTGCCCGGACCCGATCCGCGGCGGCGACGACATCCTGGTCCTGTGCGAGGTCTTCGACATCGACATGACCCCGCACGCGTCGAACACGCGGGCGCTGCTGCGCCCGGTCGCCGAGCAGTTCGCCGGGCAGGAGGCGATCTTCGGCATCGAGCAGGAGTACACCTTCTTCGACGGCCACCGGCCGCTCGGCTTCCCCGAGGGCGGCTTCCCGGCCGCGCAGGGCGGCTACTACTGCGGCGTCGGCTCGGACGAGATCTTCGGCCGGGAGATCGTGGAGAAGCACCTCGACAACTGCCTGAAGGCGGGCCTGGGCATCTCCGGCATCAACGCCGAGGTCATGCCGGGCCAGTGGGAGTTCCAGGTGGGCCCGCTGTCCCCGCTGGAGGTCTCCGACCAGCTGTGGATCGCCCGCTGGCTGCTCTACCGCACCGCCGAGGACTTCAACGTCTCCGCGACCCTCGACCCGAAGCCGGTCAAGGGCGACTGGAACGGCGCGGGCGCGCACACCAACTTCTCCACGAAGGCGATGCGCGAGGGCTACGACGCGATCATCACGGCCTGCGAGTCGCTGGGCGAGGGCTCGAAGCCGATGGACCACGTCAAGAACTACGGCGCGGGCATCGACGACCGCCTGACCGGTCTGCACGAGACCGCCCCGTGGAACGAGTACAGCTACGGCGTCTCCGACCGCGGCGCCTCGGTGCGCATCCCGTGGCAGGTCGAGCAGGACCGCAAGGGCTACATCGAGGACCGCCGCCCGAACGCCAACGTCGACCCGTACGTGGTCACGCGGCTGATCGTGGACACCTGCTGTTCGGCCCTGGAGAAGGCCGGCCAGGTCTGATCCGCCCCCGCGCACGGAGAGGCGCCCACCGCACGCCGCGGTGGGCGCCTCTCGTTGTCAGTGCCGTGTGCCAGGCTTTCCCCATGCTCAGCGTCAAGGTCGAGACCGAGAACCGGCAGACCCACACCCGTGTTTCCGCCGAGAAGCTCCGGGACCTCGTGCACCGCATCGGCGGGCGCGGGGACAACTTCCTGGTCGTCCAGCGGATACCGGACATCCCCGGCACCTTCATCCAGGTGTGGCACGAGACGGGCGGGGGCTACGAGTTGGAGCACCGTACGGGCACGGCGACGAGCCATGTCCGTACGGTCATCGACCACCCGGACCAGGCCCTCGCGCTGATGACCCGCTGGGCGCGTGAGGAGCCCGGCTGGGACGCGGGCACCGCCTGGGAGAGCGCCGGGATACCGGAGCCGGAGCCCGTGCCGGAGCTCGCCGACGAGGTCCGGGCGCAGCTGGAGCCCCGGGTCCGGGAGCTGCTGCGCGGCGGTTACGGGACCGTCCAGACGCTCACCGAGGCGGCCGAGGACTACCTGGTGAAGGACGGAGTGCGGCCGGTCTCCCGGGCCCAGGCGCGGGAGTTGGTGGAACGGCTCTGGCTGGAGCGGGTCGAGGAGCAGCGGGGCTGGGTGGATGTGACGGACGCGGACCGGCTGGAGCGGGCGTTCGCCCGGCTGGACTGGGGCGGCATCACGGCCCGGGAGAATTTCACCTGCTGCCGCTCGTGCGGGATGAGCGAGATCGCGGCGGCCGGGCGCGAGGACGCCCGGGGCTTCGTCTTCTTCCACGGCCAGGGTACGGAGAGCGCGGCGGCCGGGCACGGCCTCGCGCTGTACTACGGCGGCTTCCGGGATTCCCCGGAGAGGACGGCCGCGGTGGGCCGCGAGGTGGCGGCCGCGCTGGGCGAGGCCGGGCTGACGGTGGAGTGGGACGGTTCCCCGGACCAGGCGATCGAGCTGACCGGCCTGGACTGGCGGAAGCGGCTGGTGGGGTAGGGCGGTCGCGGCCCTCTTTGCCCCGGAGTGAGGAACGTAACGCAAAGGGTCCGTATCGACGGGTGGGAGAGGTCTGCTCCCCGGCCGGGTTCTCTGCTTCAATGGGGGCATGGCCAGCTTCCCGCACACCTCGACCGGTCGCAGCGACCTCGAGCCGTTCTGGCCCTCCCGTCAGCACCACGACTTCGACCGGGTGTGTTGCCGCGCGCTGAACGCGCCGGCCCTCTAACGCCCTCACCCGGCCTTCGGTCCGCGCGCACGCAGCAAGTCCGTCCACCGACGACTCCCTCGCGCGAAAGAGCTGACCCCTCATGGCGAACACCCGTACCTTCTCCGCTGCCGCTGCGACCACCTCCGTCCCTCCCTCCTCCCCGGGCCGACACCGGCTGCGCGCCGTCGCCCCCGACGAGACCGTCCAGCAGGCCGACGTCTCGGCGCTCCTGACGCCGGGTGCGACCTGGCTGCCCGCGCCCCAGCACACCCTGCCCAGCCTGCCGGGCCGCCCGCCGATGGTCGGCTACCTGGTGCTCGTGCCCGCCGACCAGCAGCCGGCCTTCGCCGCGGCCGCCGCGCAGTACGCGGTGCCGGGGGCGCCGAAGGCGGAGGCCGATCCGGCCGCGACGGGCCCGGTGACCATCGACTCCGTCCAGCGCTCCGCCTCCGTCAACGGGCGCCCGCTGGACCTCACCTACCTGGAATTCGAGCTGCTGGCCCATCTGGTGGCTCACCCCCACCGCGTCCACACCCGCGACCAGCTGGTGACCACGGTCTGGGGTTACGGGCATGTCGGCGACGGCCGCACCGTCGACGTCCATGTGGCCCGGCTGCGCCGCAAGCTGGGCGCCGAGCACCGCCGCTCGATCCAGACCGTGCGCCGGGTCGGGTACAAGTACACGCCCTGACACACGGGCAAAGGGGCGGGCCCCGGTTCCGGTAAGCGCTACCGGAGCCGGGGCCCGCCTTCGTACGCCCTGCTCAGCGCAGTCCCGACCCGGCCGGGGCCGGGGCGGCCGGGGCCTCCGCGGGCTCGCCGTGGTCCAGGCCCGGGAGCCGGCCGAGGCCGCGCGGGGTGCGCCAGTTGCGCTCGCCGAGCAGCGCCATCACGGAGGGCAGCAGCACCATCCGTACGAGCGTGGCGTCCAGCAGGACCGCGACCGCGAGGCCGACGCCCATCTGCTGCATGTCCTGCATGGACAGGGTCGCGAAGACCGAGAACACGGCCACCATGATCACGGCCGCGCCGGTCACCGCCCCGGCCGTGCGGCGGACGCCCTCGTCGATCGCGGCCCGGTTGCCGATCCCCCGGCCGTGCGCCTCGCGGATCCGGGAGACGACGAAGACGTGGTAGTCCATCGAGAGCCCGAACAGGACGACGAGGACGAACAGCGGCATCCAGGACTCGACCGCACCGACGCTCTCCGAGCCGATCAGCCCGGCGCCCCAGCCGTGCTGGAAGACCGCGGTCATCACCCCGTACGCGGCGGCCACGGAGAGCAGATTGAGGATGATGGACGTCACCGCGATCACGTACGAGCGGAAGCAGAACAGCATCAGCAGGAACGTCACGGCGGTGATGAAGAGGAAGACGGGGGCGATCCCGCGCTTCAGCTGGTCGTTGAAGTCGACGGACCCGGCCACCTCGCCGGTGACGTAGGCGTGGGCGCCGCTGGAGTCGAAGGCGGCGGGCAGGCGGTCGTCGCGCAGGGCGGTGAGGTCCTTCTCGCCGCCGGGCAGCGGGACCTCGAACTCGGCGATGTTCTGCGCCCGGTGGACGGTGACGTGGTCGAAGCCGGCGAGGGCCTTGCGGACGGCCGGGGCGGTGATGTCGTCGGCCTCCACGACGACCTGGGCCGGGGCGGGGCCGCCGGGGAAGGTCTCGCTGATGTGGCGGTAGGCGACGGACAGCGTGGAGTCGGAGCCGAACTGCTTGTCCAGGCCCAGGGATTCGGTCTTCATGCCGACCGCGGGCGCGGCGAGCACCAGCAGGACGGCGACGGAGGCGGCGGCGAAGAACTTCGGGTGGTTCAGGACGGGGCGCAGCACCCGGCCCGCGATGCGGCCGCTCTCCGCCTTCCCCCGCTTTCCGCGCCGGTTCAGCAGCGGCACCCGGCCGGCGTCGATGCGGTCGCCGAGCCAGGAGAGCAGGGCGGGCAGCACGGTGACGGAGCCGAGCATGGCGATGCACACGACGGTGATGGTGGCGAGGGCGAAGCCCTTGAAGAGCATCAGGCCGGACAGGAACATCCCGGCCATGGCGACCATGACGGTGAGCCCGGAGACCAGCACGGCCCGGCCGCTGGTGGCGGCGGCGATGCGCAGGGCGGTCTCGGCGTCGCGTCCGGCCGCCCGCTCGTCGCGCTCGCGGCGCAGGTAGAACAGGCAGTAGTCGACGCCGACGGCGAAGCCCATCAGGAACATCACGGAGTACGTGGTCTGGAACAGGTGCAGCTGGTGGCTGGCGAGCGAGAGCAGGCCGAAGGCGGCCATGCACGCGGTGAGCGCGAGCCCGACGGGCAGCAGGGCGGCGACGACGGCGCCGAAGGCGACCAGCAGAATGCCGAGGGCCAGCGGTACGGCGGTGAACTCGGCCTTCTTGAAGTCGTCCGCGAGCAGGTCGCCGAGCCACTTGCCGGCGCTGGCGTCCCCGAACTGGCTGACGGTGACGTCGGGGTGGCCCTTCTGGACCCCGGCGACGGCGTCCAGTACCGGCTGCACCCGGTCGGGCGCGGTGTCCGGGTCGCCCTTCATCTCGAAGGTGATCAGCGCGTCCTTGCGGTCCTTGGAGGCGACCGGGTCCGCGAGGCCGGTGACCTCGCCGGTGTCCCGGAGGGCGGCGGTCAGCTCGCGGGCGGCGGTGCGCCAGCCGTCGGGCCCGGCGGCGGAGACCATAACGAGTTCGCCGGCCGGGTGGCCGAGCCCCGCGTCGGAGAGGATCTGCTCGGCGCGGGCCGAGTCGCCCGCGCCGTTCTCGGCGTCGGTCATCTCGACCATGCCCGAGGCGCCGCCGATGCCCGCGGCGAGTACGACGAAGAGCAGCCAGCCGAGAATGGCCGTCTTGCGGTGGTGTGCGCTCCACACACCGATACGTGCCGCGAGGTTACGCCTCATGGCGGGTTCGCCCCCTGTTGGTGGAAGTCCGACGATGCCCCTCGAATCTAGGAACGCCGGGCCGGGCGCCCCAGCCGGTGGAACACCCGGTCGCGCGGCACATAGGGCGAGGTGGCGGGGGTGGTGCTGGGTACACCCCCACCGGGTGGGAAACCGGCTGACGTGTGCGGGGTGCGCCGGGTCAGACTGTGTGCGACACGGGGCCGGCAGAGGGCCCGGCGAGGGAACGAGGGACCGGGATGGACGCGAAGCGGGGACGGATCGGGGCGGCGCTGCTGGCCGCGTGGCGCGGGCTGGTGGTGTCGTTCGCCGCCCTCGCGGGGTCGTGCACGCTGTTCGTACTGGCGCTGGTCTCCATCGTCATGATCCCGCTGGGCATCGGCCTGGTGACCACGCCGTACATCCTGGAGGCGGTCCGCAAGCACGCCAACCAGCGGAGGCTGCTGGCGATCACCTGGTCGGACGTGCGCATCCCGGTTCCGTACCGGCCGTTCCCGAAGGATGTGCGGAGCGGGTTCACCGGGCAGGTGGAGCGGACCACGCTGATGCTGAAGGACCCGGCGACCTGGCGGGACATGCGGTGGCTGGTGGTCGACATGACGGCCGGCTACACGGTGGCGATCCTGGCGGCGGCGCTGATGGTCTACCCGGTGGAGGGGTTCGTGCTGGCGGCGGGCCTGTGGCGGGTCTTCACGGACGACCGGTACTGGTACGGGTTCGTCCCGGTCGACAGCCAGGCGACGGGGCTGCTGGCCGCCGCGCTCGGCGTGGTGCTCTTCGCCTTCGGGGTGCTGGTGAGCGAGCGGCTGCTGCGGGCGCACTTCGTGCTGGCCCGGTCGGTGCTCGCCCCCACCCAGGAGCAGGAACTCGCCCTGCGCATCGACCGGTTGACCGAGTCCCGGCACGAGGCGGTGGACACGGCCGCCTCCGAGCTCCGGCGCATCGAGCGCGATCTGCACGACGGGGCGCAGGCCCGGCTGGTCGCGATGGGGATGAACCTCGGCACCGTGGAGGCGCTGATCGAGAAGGACCCGGCGCAGGCGAAGCAGCTCCTGGCGATGGCCCGGGAGTCCTCGGCCGAGGCGCTGACGGAGCTGCGCGACCTGGTCCGGGGCATCCACCCGCCGGTGCTGGCCGAGCGGGGGCTCGGGGACGCGGTGAAGGCGCTGGCGCTGCGGCTGCCGGTCCCGTGCGACGTGGACGTGGAGCTGACGGGCCGGGCGGAGGCGCCGGTGGAGTCGGCGGCGTACTTCGCGGTCAGCGAGGCGCTGACGAACGCGGCGAAGCACTCGGGGGCCGACCGGATCTGGGTGGACCTGCGCCACAGCGACGGGGCGCTCCGGTTCTCGGTCACGGACAACGGGAGGGGCGGCGCCTCGGTCGGGGCGGGCTCGGGGCTGAGCGGTATCGAACGCCGGCTCGGTACATTCGACGGCATCATGGCCGTCAGCAGCCCCGCGGGCGGTCCCACCATGGTGACCATGGAGATCCCTTGCGAGTTGTCCTAGCCGAAGATCTCTTCCTGCTGCGCGACGGCCTGGTGCGGATGCTGGAGGCGTACGACTTCGAGATCGCGGCCGCCGTCGAGACCGGGCCGGAACTCACCAAGGCCCTCGCCGAGTTGGAGCCGGACGTCGCCGTGGTCGACGTCCGGCTCCCGCCGTCCCACACGGACGAGGGGCTTCAGTGCGCGCTGGCGGCCCGGCGGGCGCGGCCCGGGCTGCCCGTCCTCGTACTCTCCCAGCACGTCGAGCAGTTGTACGCGCGCGAGCTGCTGGCGGACGGCAACGGCGGGATCGGGTATCTGCTCAAGGACCGGGTGTTCGACGCGGACCAGTTCATCGACGCGGTGCGCCGGGTCGCGGCGGGCGGCACGGCGATGGATCCGCAGGTCATCTCGCAGCTGCTGACGCGGCGTTCGCAGGACAAGCCGATGGGCGGGCTG
Proteins encoded in this window:
- a CDS encoding SulP family inorganic anion transporter — encoded protein: MSSAPSSTAPASPFRLRALKPDWISDPKVWRTEVLAGLVVALALIPEAISFSIIAGVDPAIGLFASFTMAVTISVVGGRRAMISAATGAVALVIAPVNREHGFGYLVATVILAGLFQILLGALGVARLMRFVPRSVMTGFVNALAILIFIAQVPEMHDVPWAVYPLLAGGLLLMVFFPKVTRVIPAPLVSIVVLTTITLAAGIAVPAVGDKGELPSSLPVPGLPDVPFTLDTLTTIAPYALAMALVGLMESLMTAQLVDDITDTRSDKTRESVGQGIANIVTGFFGGMGGCAMIGQTMINVRVSGARTRLSTFLAGSFLMVLCIAFGPVVSDIPMAALVAVMVMVSFATFDWHSIAPKTLRRMPVGETAVMVITVAIVVATSNLAIGVVVGSVTAMVIFARRVAHLADVTAVVDPDGSQVVYSVTGELFFASSNDLVTRFAYATDPDRIVIDLTATHIWDASSVAALDAIETKYAQRGKTVEIVGLNQPSEALHRMLSGELTGGH
- a CDS encoding VOC family protein → MSVSFNHTIVAAVDRHASARFFRELLELDEAPSWGPFVNIQVADGVLLQFAEPPVEIQMQHYAFLVDEELFDRAYGRLVEGGVEHWADPQMKRPGETNTGHGGRGVYFKDPAGHAIELITQPYL
- a CDS encoding arsenate reductase family protein yields the protein MEIWINPACSKCRSAVSLLDAEGADYTVRRYLEDVPSPDEIRAVLDRLGLEPWDITRTQEADAKGLGLKDWPRGAADRERWITALAEHPKLIQRPIITAEDGTAVVGRTEEAVRDALGRGAS
- a CDS encoding Gfo/Idh/MocA family protein, which codes for MTTPENPLRIGLAGTGPWARNTQAPALAAHPGVVLSGVWGRRAEAAGELAAAHGAPAFSGDAGLDELFATSDAVAFALPPDVQAPLAARAAAAGCHLILDKPVATTVAGAREVAEAAEQARVASVVFCTLRFAPRPAAWIAEQAARGDWFTARAEWIAALWAPGTDSDYAASPWRRERGGLWDVGPHALSVLLPVLGDVTELTAARGPADAHHLVLRHTSGASSTVTLALGAPVAAAGVEVVLRGEHGVAELPRWDGAVDAFAAAVDALITSVRTGDPHPCDVRFGLRLTELLAEAEAQAHGA
- a CDS encoding helix-turn-helix domain-containing protein, which translates into the protein MIGESAGGGLAPALREWRTRRRVSQLELATRAGTTQRHVSFIESGRSSPGRSMIIRLAESLEVPIRERNDLLLAAGFAPVYPQTGLDDPRLAPIRTALERILRGHLPYPAVVVDRHGDLAAANTAFHTLTAGVAPHLLEPPVSVPRVLLHPQGLAPRIANLDEWAWHIIDRVRAESTRNPDDRLARLGHELTGLAPPRPRDAPDHLGFAVPLRLRAPGPADGRELTLITTLTHFGTAIDVTVAELRLEAFLPADRETADLLAELHRT
- the glnII gene encoding glutamine synthetase, producing the protein MTFKAEYIWIDGTEPTAKLRSKTKIMSGSPSTDVASLPIWGFDGSSTNQAEGHASDRVLKPVFSCPDPIRGGDDILVLCEVFDIDMTPHASNTRALLRPVAEQFAGQEAIFGIEQEYTFFDGHRPLGFPEGGFPAAQGGYYCGVGSDEIFGREIVEKHLDNCLKAGLGISGINAEVMPGQWEFQVGPLSPLEVSDQLWIARWLLYRTAEDFNVSATLDPKPVKGDWNGAGAHTNFSTKAMREGYDAIITACESLGEGSKPMDHVKNYGAGIDDRLTGLHETAPWNEYSYGVSDRGASVRIPWQVEQDRKGYIEDRRPNANVDPYVVTRLIVDTCCSALEKAGQV
- a CDS encoding DUF6891 domain-containing protein, which codes for MLSVKVETENRQTHTRVSAEKLRDLVHRIGGRGDNFLVVQRIPDIPGTFIQVWHETGGGYELEHRTGTATSHVRTVIDHPDQALALMTRWAREEPGWDAGTAWESAGIPEPEPVPELADEVRAQLEPRVRELLRGGYGTVQTLTEAAEDYLVKDGVRPVSRAQARELVERLWLERVEEQRGWVDVTDADRLERAFARLDWGGITARENFTCCRSCGMSEIAAAGREDARGFVFFHGQGTESAAAGHGLALYYGGFRDSPERTAAVGREVAAALGEAGLTVEWDGSPDQAIELTGLDWRKRLVG
- a CDS encoding winged helix-turn-helix domain-containing protein translates to MANTRTFSAAAATTSVPPSSPGRHRLRAVAPDETVQQADVSALLTPGATWLPAPQHTLPSLPGRPPMVGYLVLVPADQQPAFAAAAAQYAVPGAPKAEADPAATGPVTIDSVQRSASVNGRPLDLTYLEFELLAHLVAHPHRVHTRDQLVTTVWGYGHVGDGRTVDVHVARLRRKLGAEHRRSIQTVRRVGYKYTP